ttgttttttatcaatttgtCTACTTGATCATAAGTGGCTCTGGGATCAAAGAATTTTGGACGATTTCTATATCTGGTTATCGTTATAAACAGCTGTGTAATAAAGTATACAAAGccaaatataataaacGATAAAACAATCAACTTAACCCTAAACTTGTTAACTTTCTTAACGAATGAACTAGTCTTATCTAATGTTAATTCGCACATCGACTTACAATTTTGGCAGTTAGTGGTAGACCCAGAATTTGAATCTGAATGATTACATTTAGGTTTTTCTTCTGGATCACGTGATATAAAAACCTTTGTCAGTTTTCGGTATGGACAACAACATTGCTGAGTCGGGGTTTTATCACAACAGACTTTTAGTTTGCTAAATAAGCACAACGAGTTTGGTTCAGCAAATTTCTTCGGATAATTAACTCCATTTAGTCTATAATAGTTATTTCTCAATGAACAGTGCAAGTCAATTCTCATAGAAGCGTGGCAACAATCAAGTAATGTTATTCCTTGTATATCAAAAATCTCGGATTTATCGCATTTCTCGCCTTTCTCCAACTGACCATCAAAATCAACGGTATTTGGTTTTATCTCCCTTAAACAACTTCCCTCGGtcccatttttaaaatatataaaaagtCTAGTACGAAATATTGGGACTTTGTATTCTTTTTCTTTAATCTTTTCACTATCACTATCACTAGTACCACCATTAGGTTGGCACTTTGTTGTTATTTTGCAATGACAATTAGTTTGGCAAGTTGGGCATTTGTCTCCACAAcaacaaaattttatacaacAACAATTTCCTTGATCACAATTAGTACAGCAAGAGCAAGTTACTGTTTTCTCAGTGcaacattttacacataaacAACACTTTTCACCATTACATACGGAGGATTCGCCCGATGATGATGATGTACACAATGAGCATTTCCCATTTCCATCAGAACATACACCTTCAAGTCTTACAGTTAGTTGGCAATTACCACACACACTAGTTGTAACAGCGTCAAGTGTGTATATTCCAAGCAACCTCAGGCActtacaattattattattacaacACTGCTCACTGCAGGGTGTTTGGGACAATTGGGTTATGTTGGAGTCATTaacacaaattattattgcACAATTTCCACTGGGATCATATTCCAAATATTTACATTCCATAATGAATTTGGAGCACAGAAAAGGTTTAGGAAAAAGATCTTTTGGTGGTTCAAATCGTTCATATCTACAGTAACATTTATCATTGAACTTTTCTCCACAACAAGGTATAAtgttttcatatttttcagGAAATATGGTTAGTCTCTCCTGTTTAGAGCATGTTtgaattaatatactatttgaGAATGCTCCTAATGAGTAAGAAAATGTATATCCCAGAGCGAAACCTGCTAGAGAAACCAAAGTGTACAAAGTGTGCAACGATAAATAATGCCCAAGATAAGCTAGTGCAAAAGAAAGAGTAATATCCAAAATATAGACAAGAAATGTGACAATATAGTAATTACGATGATTTGATGTCACAGATAATGGATATGCAACACCAAAACAACAACCCATTAAATGACAAACCCtcttaatattatcaagAATTAATTTTTGGTGGGCGGAATAAcgaaaatatattaaatggGTAAGTGGTAccgattttaaaataactgCGGCTGAAAACATAAAAAAGAAACTAGTTATACGAAGAGCGTTGCCTaaataaaaagttaaataacttaaaatCTTATCAAAAAGATCTACTTTATTTTCCCTAAAATCTAAATACATTGTCTTTTTTACATGGTCAAATAAACACTTAAAATCATCCAACAAACTTTTGGGGAAATTTTCAAACTCTTTACTTGCCTCTGtgaatttattagttatatctttaaataattcaatAGGTCCCTTTGAAATGGGATCATACTTGGCTTGTCCCATAGTGAGCTTCATGAGGAATGCTATGAGGCAAAACACAAACCTCCATGTGGCTAAACTTTCAGAAAGTGACTGGACTTGAATATGATGatcttcatttttatcaacgAAATTCATCAAAAGGTGAGGGAATGACCGTGCTGAAAATAAACCACAAATGAACCACAACAACCCAGATTTGTATTTAGAGTAGTATGAACATGAGTATACTATAATGAGTGTCATTGAATAGCCTATGcaaatagtgtgtaatgTTATGATAAAAGGTGAGTGAATTCGATCTTTAACAAATACAACAAGCAAGAAATGCAATACGCCAACGtgtaaaatgaaataattgGCAAAATTTTCTGTTTTTAACTCAAGTAAAAAGTAGCCTAAAACCAAGAAAACAATCCCAAATAATATGGAATAAACAAACCGAGACCTTGCCATATGAATTATAACCAAAAGAATAGTATATGAGAAGTagaaaactttaaaaataaaattattctcGCAGTTAATGATACTACATCCTATCAATGTTAGGATTACAGTAATCCCTAGTATGTAGTATTGGAATTTATTTGAGGCCTTAGTatggtaaaataaaatttcgAACTGATCAGTGCCAATAAGGCAAGATAGTCCGACCAAAAAAGGCTCAAGAACGTATGAAAAACCGATACTCTTTTTTATCATCCTAGGAGATGACTGAGTAggttataaaatttaaaactacattattaaaaaattttaaaatatattacaaacattaaatattaaaaaatcttCATATTTATTGAAATATAATAGAAATTTGTACATGCGTCCCCATGAGTAGGATTCCTATTCTATTATTAGAATTTTATggtataattataatttattttaaaatatatttaccTCACAACATAATAGATCGTAAAATtgtatttaaattttataatgtttttaaacACATTAGCTTACTACTATTGATCTAAATATAAATCCTTCCACATTTACTTAtcattaattatacttctaacttattattcttttagaatttatattaatttgagCATTAcctatttatattatataacatacaactatttaatgtgtagttaattttaaatttttattaattgattttatagttttcaaatatttctattcctttgttaaatttcttatgttttaaatcaaattcTTTAGACACAAGTCTTATATACCTCCAGAACATATTTACCCAGGTCCTTATATCTGGATATTGGATCAAAAATGTATCCCAGTCGAATACATTAGTGCTTGAGGACGTCCATTCCTCCAAATGGACTATTCTATCGTCCCATATACGGATAAAGTACTGAAGCCTTTCCTCTATTGTTTTAGGTAATTGTTCTTCGGGTAACTCAATCTCCTTATCATACAAAtccaaataattttctacTTTGTCAAAAGCACTTGCCCATGTTTCTTTCCTTGACCTTGAAATTAACAGTCTGGTTTTAAATCCAATTTCCAACTCGTTCGAGGCTGCCACTGCAAACTTCGACCCAtatgttatattattaatattttttgaaaTCAATTGCCTGTAGTTATAATATTCTCTTCTCCACAATGGCTCCCATTTTATGAAATAAGCTTGAATTCTGACAAACATCTCAATGATGTAGGTATACACAAATCCTAAGCAGCAACTCCATGTAACCAGCTCAATTTTAGCCCTAAGAATGAAGAGAGGATCTCTCAGTAGGTTAGAAGATACTTCATCCAAGTTCTGCTTGAGGAATGTGAACTCTCGAGGATCGAGTGTACAGTCAAAAAGTTTAAGCATATGTTTTAGGTCTTCATTGTACCTATCGTTGTCCAACCCTGAGGTCATTAAAAACCAATCTATTCTACGTTTTACTTCATCAGCAGTATTTAAACTGTTCTTTATAGTGTTTTTTGTAATGATCTTATGGGATGTTACAGGGTTGAAATTGTAATACTTGATATCACCGACTTTGTCTTTGGACGCCGCCAGGTACATCACCGCTAAAATCAATGCAAATAATATCCAGAAAATAGTTATCagctttaattttataggtTTCATTTTCTTTTCATATAAGTTTTCTGTCGAGATTTCAAGTTCAGCACCTGTGCAACAACAACACTGTTTACCTTGGTTACTATTTTGGCAACAAGGACAATTCTTGCATGTTTCTGGGCAAGGACAAGAGGGTTTAGAAATTTGTTCTTCAGGATATCCAATTAATACTCTTTGAATAGGAAGTTTTGAACAACAACAAGTTTGAGTACCAGCACGAGATGCTTGTTGTGTACAGCATTTTGATTC
Above is a window of Theileria parva strain Muguga chromosome 2, complete sequence, whole genome shotgun sequence DNA encoding:
- a CDS encoding putative integral membrane protein — protein: MIKKSIGFSYVLEPFLVGLSCLIGTDQFEILFYHTKASNKFQYYILGITVILTLIGCSIINCENNFIFKVFYFSYTILLVIIHMARSRFVYSILFGIVFLVLGYFLLELKTENFANYFILHVGVLHFLLVVFVKDRIHSPFIITLHTICIGYSMTLIIVYSCSYYSKYKSGLLWFICGLFSARSFPHLLMNFVDKNEDHHIQVQSLSESLATWRFVFCLIAFLMKLTMGQAKYDPISKGPIELFKDITNKFTEASKEFENFPKSLLDDFKCLFDHVKKTMYLDFRENKVDLFDKILSYLTFYLGNALRITSFFFMFSAAVILKSVPLTHLIYFRYSAHQKLILDNIKRVCHLMGCCFGVAYPLSVTSNHRNYYIVTFLVYILDITLSFALAYLGHYLSLHTLYTLVSLAGFALGYTFSYSLGAFSNSILIQTCSKQERLTIFPEKYENIIPCCGEKFNDKCYCRYERFEPPKDLFPKPFLCSKFIMECKYLEYDPSGNCAIIICVNDSNITQLSQTPCSEQCCNNNNCKCLRLLGIYTLDAVTTSVCGNCQLTVRLEGVCSDGNGKCSLCTSSSSGESSVCNGEKCCLCVKCCTEKTVTCSCCTNCDQGNCCCIKFCCCGDKCPTCQTNCHCKITTKCQPNGGTSDSDSEKIKEKEYKVPIFRTRLFIYFKNGTEGSCLREIKPNTVDFDGQLEKGEKCDKSEIFDIQGITLLDCCHASMRIDLHCSLRNNYYRLNGVNYPKKFAEPNSLCLFSKLKVCCDKTPTQQCCCPYRKLTKVFISRDPEEKPKCNHSDSNSGSTTNCQNCKSMCELTLDKTSSFVKKVNKFRVKLIVLSFIIFGFVYFITQLFITITRYRNRPKFFDPRATYDQVDKLIKNKKFNSVDQVSERLTSLINLNRLVENANAEKITHLKKMSEALSRYMNEVEHLRVVRNMEDKASKFPPKSNRQDLRNLDEKLIVWSHWVGFFYAYAFPLYVYIQRFFFKWEVMWNVEHENYIRFIKPKLNKISHTSRYSLTLLSVLTHTDKLVRSIGITRTHSWITLKEELNSLTKLDQIEKKLDRQALPASIGERLEYFITTWTHRRRYLGNWIVNKTNVFDWEGFRVDYEEIEDWIEIVSPYLKLGNDFVNIPLKELNEGIEQ